The window ATAAATTATGATTTGGATTGGAATATATTACTCTAAATTCAGGTTATGTGTACCTTAGACCAGGTTTTTGGTCTTTGCTTTCCTGGATACGTATTACTAGCCATATAATTGAACTGATGACTTTTCTTGAGACTGGTAACAGAGGTGCTTACCCAAATCTGGAAGCCTGAATTTGTGACATTCAGAGGGTATCCTTCACTTTTAACTCAAGGCCAACTGATGCCATTTGTCTATGTTTGGCATTCGTCTATATTGGCATTCGCAGTcattattttttgacattttccaCTGACATTTTAATCAATTTTGCAGTATTTATGGATagacttttttcagttttagcaCCTGTATTATGGTATCTTTACACCCTGGGAGTTTTATTGTGTTGGCTTTGTGTTGCTTTGCAGGAGTCTATCATGTAAAAGACCAGCTCATCCTCCGCAGATTAGAAGCACTTTAGCTGTGCATCCCAAACCTGTTAGTTCAGCTAAGTGTCTGCGCAGAGATCCCCCACAAGAAGCTAACTAATCAAACCAAGGCATATGCAACATGATAACGTATAAATGATTATCTTGCTGATGTGACCTGTTGGGAAGTTGTCATTGCTATTTAAATACCTTCTATACCATTTAAACCATAATATTGTTTCTATTTCTGCACAAGAGGTACATAATATCCCTTTTCCAAGCATGTTTATTACACGCTTCCAGAGACTATACATAGAAAATAATGATAGGCAGTGGGTGGTTGTAACTTTTAAGTCCTCAGTGCAAACATAGGTGTTCATTGGCAGCGTTTATTGTAGTATAAGAAAAGATTGTCAAGAACCCAATTAAGTACTtgcaatatttttctgtaatctttgttttttttcctaacattgcTTGACACTACCGTGCCAAAAAGTAATATTAGAATAATACAAGTCACCCAAACGTATCTGAAAGCTAATGCAATAAGgatttattatgttaaatgtttACTAATTTATAACGGAGGATCCATTTTCATCTCAATATTCAGAACAATGCATGGTGATTGTTGACTGGTTATTCTGTAGTAACTGCACTCTTTTTGCTTTATCACATATCCAGTAGTTACACTAGATGGGACCGAAAAGTCCCTTGTCTTTGTAAATAAAGCATCAATTGTAATTATAGTTTTATGTTATTTAGGAAAACACCATTAACAAGTAGAAGTAATAATGTGTGATATTGTTTTTCAGCTACAAGGGTCCATAAAGAGAAAGCTGGAAGAGGAAAGTTCTCCTGTGTCCTCGAGCATCAGTGATATCATATTTTCAAATGACAACAAACGTCTCTGTCTTGATGATGTTACACTTCCTATGGGCCAAACACAAAGTAGCAGCTCGGGTGTGGCATGTCCTGATTTGCAGCATTCACCTTTTTCCACCAACCAAAACTCTTCATCCATGGGAGTGGGTGGTCATCAAGTTCTGCTAGAGAACAACCACATGAATGGAAGAGGAATGGCTTCCCCATTCCCTGTATCACAGAGCACGGATATGACTCAGAAGGTAACATAcgaagaaaaaaataacaatctaCAGTCTGTGGACCAAGAACTACAGGACCTGCTTGAAGAGTTAACTAAAATGCCAGACCCATCTCCAAATGATCTGGACCTTGAGAAAATCTTGGGAGGTAAGCCAGATGAACCAATTGTAATTAGCCATTCACAACCAGCCTTGAGTACAACACCTAATCTTTCCTCTCCACAATCATCTCACTTGGAAAATATCTCTAACAAGGATTTCTCTAGTGGATGCAATTCTGCAAGTGCTAGTTCCCCACAGATTAGACCATCATCTACTGGAACAAACTATCCCATTCCTCCATCAAACAAGCCTGTTCCCTCTCCAGTCTCTTCAGCTCAAAATAAAAGTCAGCCACAATCTATATTACCTTCATCAATGGCTAACATGCCAGGAGGAAATTGGCACGCTCAGCAGCTTAAACAATTGGCTGCCAGTAAACAAGGATCCTCAGCCAAGCAGCAAGTGCCGACAAGCAACTGGCCAACAATTTCACCTACAGGTCTCTCACCACCATACAGACCTGGATCCTCTCCTCAGCAACCTTTTAGTCCACAGAATGTCATGGTACCTAACATGAATGCAGGCAATTTGCAGGGAAACGCCACACAAGGTTCGCAGAGTGCCCTGCTATCAACTATGTCATCTACCAGTAATCCTACCAGCAGGCCTTCTCCACCTTATGGGACAGAAAAGATTGCAAGTCCAGCAATAAACCAGCAGCCATTTAGTCCACAAAACTCCATGTTGCAGAATATAACCTCAAGCAACATCCCAGGAAATACAATTAAAAGCCCCCAAAACAACATGGTGCCAAATATGGCATCTGCCAATGCTGGACCTTCTCCACCCTATCAACCAGAGAAGCTTTCAAGTCCAGCCTTGCATCAACAGCCATTTAGTCCACAGAACACCTTGATGTCTAATCTGACTCCTACAGGTGGCCAGTCAAGCTTACAAAACACACTCTTCAAACAAATGGCCACAAACcagcaaaaaaacatgaacatgatTATGCAACAACCATCAAATGGCTTGCAGACTGGCATAGTCAATGAGAGCCCAGTGGATCAGTTTTCCTTTAACAACACCAAGCCGCTGTCTCACTTTGCACCTGATTCTGCTGGACAGAAAATGAATTTATCACCAAACCCTGGATTAATCCATTATCTtcagcaacagcaacagcagcaacaacaacaccAGTCCCCAGCAGTGCAACAGCCCCAGCAAGTCAACAGCAATCAATTTCTACAGCAACAGATACGTCAGTTAATGCAGCCTTCCCGAATTCAGAGACAAATGCAGACTAGTGGTTTGCCTGGTCAGCCCCGACAGGTAACTTTTTCAGTCCTTTTGTTAtataccttttttaatattataataatataaatgcatATGTTTGACATATGTTGTTGATACTACGTTTAATGATGTAGCATAAACAGGACAGGGTTAATATTATTGTAGTTTACAGCCTGTCAACCTTTTACacccataaaatatatgtatcaaTTAACTATGAACTTCTTCTATTTGCTACTTTTCAATCATGTCGGAAATTTAAAGCTGTCCTGTATCATGTATACACTTGTGTTAGCTTAAGAAATCTGATAAGTCCTCCTAGCTCCTGTTTTAGGCCACAAACACAAGCTAGattgtcacccaaaacaaatGGTCATGCTGGTCTTGGGTGAAAATGTAACACATGTACAGTGGTTCGCCAACATTGTTTAGTTGTGGCGGATCATAAAAACAACTTATCAGGACCTTCCTATGAAGAAGGACTTGGTGGGATGCAACTCACACATGCTCCTTTATCTCTTCTTCATAGTACAGAatagctctgtgtgtacagtgcttgtcattcTCCTGCTAATGGAAATGTTCACAAGAGATCATTTCCAAGTACACAAATCTGATGCCTATCTGACGTCTGCATAGGGCTTTAGActagaaaatacatttgtgtctATTTTAGGATAGAGGAAGGGTTTAGATTAGGGGTGACCAACAGGTGAatcggtagatcacaaaggcgtcgtgagtagatcacggagccctgccttttaaaataaactctaccgcgcacaggagttattaagtccaagtttttattgttggtagatcattttgacttggtcattttaaaagtagcttgcaagccaaaaaagtgtggggtCCCCTGGTTTAGATAGTTCAGCAAAAGACAATTGGGCACTGTTGACGTCAATCATGTCAACAACATGTATTTCTCTGTATAAGCAAGGATTTCAATGAGATAAAACATGGAAAGTTATGTTAATACTGcataggttttttattttttgtttagctctaacatacacataaaatgatGCTCCCTGGAGCAGACACATCTGAAAAGCAGAGTATTGTCCTACTGCTCTTTTTACAATGTTGAATACTGTGTaaacttaggctacatacacatgcaagATGATTCCCGTttgattatcgcctcagggctagtatcggatgagaatcccCGAGAAAGCTTGTTCACCCcgctccactctccatagagcagaacggcgttgtatgtatagcgctcgttcatgcatctttcagttttttgtcattggaaaggattgtgaaagatctatTCCAACTAccaaagtctaatgtgtgtacatgtaCTTTAATTTCTCTTTAGTTAATACGTTTATGgagctaaaaaatatttaccattatgactaaataaataaaattattaatctttatttttcatttaatgataattttggctatatatgtaatttttttcagcaagttcAATGACTGTATATGCATCTTTTATTGAATTACATTCGAGTGCCTTAGTCGtacaacaaagatttttttcttgtgcagttgTTCAGCTCTTCAAGGCTTTACCACACTTGTAGGTCTTCCAAGACTGAT is drawn from Pyxicephalus adspersus chromosome Z, UCB_Pads_2.0, whole genome shotgun sequence and contains these coding sequences:
- the MAMLD1 gene encoding mastermind-like domain-containing protein 1 gives rise to the protein MLLVSQRIEAPRMEPYIPLQGSIKRKLEEESSPVSSSISDIIFSNDNKRLCLDDVTLPMGQTQSSSSGVACPDLQHSPFSTNQNSSSMGVGGHQVLLENNHMNGRGMASPFPVSQSTDMTQKVTYEEKNNNLQSVDQELQDLLEELTKMPDPSPNDLDLEKILGGKPDEPIVISHSQPALSTTPNLSSPQSSHLENISNKDFSSGCNSASASSPQIRPSSTGTNYPIPPSNKPVPSPVSSAQNKSQPQSILPSSMANMPGGNWHAQQLKQLAASKQGSSAKQQVPTSNWPTISPTGLSPPYRPGSSPQQPFSPQNVMVPNMNAGNLQGNATQGSQSALLSTMSSTSNPTSRPSPPYGTEKIASPAINQQPFSPQNSMLQNITSSNIPGNTIKSPQNNMVPNMASANAGPSPPYQPEKLSSPALHQQPFSPQNTLMSNLTPTGGQSSLQNTLFKQMATNQQKNMNMIMQQPSNGLQTGIVNESPVDQFSFNNTKPLSHFAPDSAGQKMNLSPNPGLIHYLQQQQQQQQQHQSPAVQQPQQVNSNQFLQQQIRQLMQPSRIQRQMQTSGLPGQPRQDPNAGIVPRMQEGGSIPSAGPGPTPLTANGYIRNAILKEQIMRRQQVKPRANMMAMTSEQRNAFVAQQMNQFQSLPQNLRTDCVQPIPTPPQSHRMMTSTQGLIQSNMGSGMTPTTMNQNSGTMVMIPHNTGKQQGIFPGSSDFNMPLRQNQNALSMTSGCQTVHSQSTVRPGMTLSGYTSSSLITHSAAQQHLRQSSISRIPNVYANPSSQMWTQTGVSRIPGQNQMDPSMQQFPNNPLFTKQNVRPNMTSQQFPHQGVVPPNQIAPGVQVRQMQKLGLSQTNPGIGSMNNPNLGNSLSRGQLASINVMKTMPQSISTFNQMNPGQLGPPSYGPTSVQTPETFDRLSSGADLHQYDFVTSQNNSVLSANCNEADFIDCLMKGGNTSSTDEDWLNNLTILDDILGQHSQNPGPV